A region from the Hypericibacter adhaerens genome encodes:
- a CDS encoding flavin reductase family protein — translation MKTSTRKRPDKRDFPVSDVRRFLEPGSIVLVSSAWKGRTNIMTMGWHMIMEFEPSLVGCYIWTENHSFEMIRRSRECVINVPTVDLAPKVVGIGNSSGREIDKFAHFGLTAAPAQAVKAPLIAECHASFECKLVDASLIRKYSLFVWEVVKAHVARSPEFPRTIHYRGDGIFMIAGENTRRYRKHFKPQNL, via the coding sequence ATGAAGACCTCGACACGAAAGCGCCCTGACAAGCGCGATTTCCCCGTCTCGGACGTGCGCCGTTTCCTCGAGCCCGGGTCGATCGTGCTGGTGAGCTCGGCCTGGAAGGGCCGCACCAACATCATGACCATGGGCTGGCACATGATCATGGAGTTCGAGCCCTCGCTGGTCGGCTGCTATATCTGGACCGAGAACCACAGCTTCGAGATGATCCGTCGGTCCCGCGAATGCGTGATCAACGTCCCGACCGTCGATCTGGCGCCCAAGGTCGTCGGCATCGGCAACAGCAGCGGCCGCGAGATCGACAAGTTCGCCCATTTCGGCCTGACCGCGGCCCCGGCCCAGGCGGTCAAGGCGCCGCTCATCGCCGAGTGCCATGCCAGTTTCGAGTGCAAGCTCGTGGATGCGAGCCTGATCCGGAAATACTCGCTCTTCGTCTGGGAGGTGGTGAAGGCGCATGTGGCGCGGTCGCCGGAATTCCCGCGCACGATCCATTATCGCGGCGACGGCATCTTCATGATCGCCGGCGAGAACACGCGGCGCTACCGCAAGCATTTCAAGCCCCAGAATCTTTGA
- a CDS encoding MFS transporter: protein MKTEQGPSTALIILFAIATGALVANLYYAQPLIASIGPELHISADLAGSVVSISQIGYGIGLFFLVSLADLVENRRLVLGTLTLTIVGSVAAATATSAPVFFAASLLTGLCSTGAQVLLPFIAHLAPEARRGRVVGSVMAGVLTGIMLARRASLFIAAAFGWRAVFWASAGLMLAIGVMLARVMPRDKPRGGMHYGQILASMLALFLSAPALRRRAAYQALMFAAFSMFWTAAPLMLADHFGLSRYSIAIFALAAAGGALAAPFVGRLADRGLTRLLTAGAMITLGVTFYATDWAVAASSMAALVILTVLLDAAVQTNQITGQRIIYAVPVETRGRMNALYMTLLFAGGAIGSVLGTITYDGGGWTATAAAGGVMGLLMLLLFGAELRGWI, encoded by the coding sequence ATGAAAACCGAGCAAGGTCCCTCCACCGCGCTCATCATCCTGTTCGCGATCGCGACCGGCGCCCTGGTCGCCAATCTCTACTATGCGCAGCCCCTGATCGCGTCCATCGGCCCCGAGCTCCATATCAGCGCCGACCTGGCGGGCTCGGTCGTGAGCATCAGCCAGATCGGCTATGGCATCGGCCTGTTCTTCCTGGTCTCGCTCGCCGACCTGGTGGAGAACCGCCGGCTGGTGCTGGGGACCTTGACGCTCACCATCGTCGGATCGGTCGCGGCCGCGACCGCCACCAGCGCGCCCGTCTTCTTCGCCGCCTCTCTGCTGACGGGCCTCTGCTCCACCGGCGCCCAGGTCCTGCTGCCCTTCATCGCCCATCTGGCGCCCGAGGCGCGGCGCGGGCGCGTCGTCGGTAGCGTCATGGCCGGGGTGCTGACCGGCATCATGCTGGCGCGGCGCGCCTCGCTCTTCATCGCGGCGGCCTTCGGCTGGCGTGCCGTGTTCTGGGCCTCGGCCGGACTCATGCTGGCGATCGGCGTGATGCTGGCGCGCGTGATGCCCCGCGACAAGCCACGCGGCGGCATGCATTACGGCCAGATCCTGGCCTCGATGCTCGCGCTGTTCCTGAGCGCGCCGGCTCTGCGCCGCCGTGCCGCCTACCAGGCGCTGATGTTCGCCGCCTTCAGCATGTTCTGGACGGCAGCGCCGCTGATGCTCGCGGACCATTTCGGCCTCTCCCGCTACAGCATCGCGATCTTCGCGCTGGCCGCGGCCGGCGGCGCGCTCGCGGCACCTTTCGTGGGGCGCCTCGCCGATCGCGGCCTCACGCGGCTGCTGACCGCGGGTGCCATGATCACGCTGGGCGTCACCTTCTATGCGACGGACTGGGCGGTCGCCGCCTCCTCGATGGCGGCGCTCGTGATCCTGACCGTGCTGCTCGACGCCGCGGTCCAGACCAACCAGATCACCGGCCAGCGCATCATCTATGCGGTGCCGGTCGAGACGCGCGGGCGGATGAACGCCCTCTATATGACGCTGCTCTTCGCCGGCGGCGCCATCGGTTCGGTGCTGGGCACCATCACCTATGACGGCGGCGGATGGACGGCGACCGCCGCCGCCGGCGGGGTCATGGGGCTGCTCATGCTGCTGCTGTTCG